The following are from one region of the Vitis riparia cultivar Riparia Gloire de Montpellier isolate 1030 chromosome 14, EGFV_Vit.rip_1.0, whole genome shotgun sequence genome:
- the LOC117929528 gene encoding aspartic proteinase PCS1-like has product MAPSTPLLLFFLLFASLVSLSYPKPSNQSLSFSLTSLPLSSHSKNSLFSSSLASQFKQNPNTKTSSYNYRSSFKYSMALIVSLPIGTPPQTQQMVLDTGSQLSWIQCKVPPKTPPTAFDPLLSSSFSVLPCNHSLCKPRVPDYTLPTSCDQNRLCHYSYFYADGTYAEGNLVREKFTFSSSQTTPPLILGCATDSSDTQGILGMNLGRLSFSSLAKISRFSYCVPPRRSQSGSSPTGSFYLGPNPSSSGFKYVNLMTYRQSQRMPNLDPLAYTLPMLGIRINGKKLNISTSVFRADPSGAGQTLIDSGTWFTFLVDEAYSKVKEEIVKLAGPKLKKGYVYGGSLDMCFDGDAMVIGRMIGNMAFEFENGVEIVVEREKMLADVGGGVQCLGIGRSDLLGVASNIIGNFHQQDLWVEFDLVGRRVGFGRADCSRSV; this is encoded by the coding sequence ATGGCTCCCTCCACCCCtctccttctcttcttcctcctcttcgcCTCTCTCGTCTCCCTCTCATATCCAAAGCCCTCAAACCAgtctctctccttctctcttacttctctccctctctcttctcATTCTAAAAACTCCCTTTTCTCCTCTTCTCTCGCCTCGCAGTTCAAGCAAAACCCAAATACCAAAACCTCGTCCTATAACTACAGATCTTCTTTCAAGTATTCTATGGCTTTGATCGTTTCTCTGCCTATTGGGACTCCGCCCCAGACCCAACAGATGGTGTTGGACACCGGCAGCCAATTGTCTTGGATCCAGTGCAAAGTTCCTCCGAAGACTCCTCCCACCGCTTTTGACCCTTTGctctcttcttccttctctgTTCTGCCCTGCAACCACTCTCTCTGTAAGCCACGAGTTCCCGATTATACCCTCCCCACCTCCTGCGACCAGAATCGCCTCTGCCATTACTCTTACTTCTACGCTGACGGCACCTACGCCGAGGGCAATCTCGTCAGAGAAAAATTCACATTCTCCAGCTCCCAAACTACTCCTCCTTTGATCCTCGGCTGCGCCACGGACTCCAGCGACACCCAGGGCATTTTGGGAATGAACCTTGGCCGGTTGTCCTTCTCCTCTCTCGCTAAGATCTCCAGATTCTCCTATTGTGTCCCACCTCGCCGGAGCCAATCCGGGTCATCTCCGACCGGGTCCTTTTACCTGGGTCCGAACCCGAGTTCATCCGGGTTTAAGTACGTGAATCTCATGACTTACCGTCAGAGTCAACGCATGCCCAATCTCGACCCTCTGGCCTACACTCTTCCAATGCTAGGGATCCGAATCAATGGGAAAAAGCTCAATATTTCCACGTCAGTGTTCCGAGCAGATCCGAGTGGAGCAGGTCAGACCTTGATCGATTCGGGTACGTGGTTCACCTTCTTGGTGGACGAAGCCTACAGTAAAGTGAAGGAGGAGATTGTGAAGCTAGCAGGGCCAAAATTGAAGAAGGGGTACGTGTACGGTGGATCCTTGGACATGTGCTTTGATGGGGACGCGATGGTGATCGGACGGATGATAGGCAACATGGCGTTTGAGTTTGAGAATGGGGTGGAAATTGTGGTGGAAAGAGAGAAGATGTTAGCCGACGTGGGGGGTGGAGTCCAGTGCCTGGGGATCGGACGATCAGATTTGCTGGGAGTTGCGAGCAATATAATCGGGAACTTTCATCAGCAAGATCTATGGGTGGAGTTTGATCTGGTGGGTCGCAGAGTGGGGTTTGGTAGGGCTGATTGTAGCAGATCAGTATAA